One Brassica napus cultivar Da-Ae chromosome A5, Da-Ae, whole genome shotgun sequence DNA window includes the following coding sequences:
- the BNAA05G11690D gene encoding uncharacterized protein BNAA05G11690D → MASLTMEEKQLDFNRPLLSVRRPAHASEPESKPRSSDPVTNKTPPPSAPPVYKSDIKSGPVRNPGTVPFQWEHQPGKPKDETKPGLQSFVEPHYVPKPPPGRGRERQVSSVWKPETRVEDAKSCDEQDLMMGRFLPAAKAKEPVKMKQNKAGDNQICLRSSFGVLNPVPSVRMQAQRAVSVRRMRSKYQDNSNEPVNEDERKLRLNGSVAQGGSLAVESSSCTSRAKVSRNFGELLASDDNAWKPSSESPVAEKTLYVDTVHSVDKEVQEESMEQSLLTEEVKNLIRPGEESVIRDEAFTECTDQAIVALPKSNVVVEVTKEKIDLEAKFQRNTRNLESTRLHQRSSYHIVPPPPLPKAPSDSWLKRTLPTIPPKNNSFTWLQSIGADGNKINQASPKWETMVKTSNAQQGFVCFSKETLNPIPEA, encoded by the exons ATGGCGAGCTTGACGATGGAAGAGAAGCAACTGGACTTCAACCGCCCGCTTCTATCAGTTAGACGTCCCGCACACGCTTCAGAGCCCGAGAGCAAACCAAGATCTTCCGATCCAGTAACCAACAAGACCCCTCCTCCTTCTGCTCCACCGGTTTACAAGTCTGATATCAAGTCAGGTCCCGTAAGGAACCCAGGAACCGTCCCTTTCCAATGGGAACACCAGCCGGGAAAACCAAAAGACGAAACCAAACCGGGTTTACAAAGCTTCGTTGAGCCACATTATGTGCCAAAGCCTCCTCCTGGGAGGGGTAGAGAACGACAAGTATCATCAGTGTGGAAGCCTGAAACCAGAGTGGAGGATGCAAAGAGTTGTGATGAACAGGATCTAATGATGGGGAGGTTCTTGCCTGCTGCTAAGGCAAAGGAACCGGTTAAGATGAAACAGAACAAAGCTGGGGATAATCAGATTTGCTTGAGAAGCTCTTTTGGAGTGTTGAATCCTGTTCCGTCTGTGAGGATGCAGGCGCAGAGAGCTGTTTCTGTTCGTCGTATGCGTTCTAAGTATCAAGATAATTCTAATGAGCCTGTCAACGAAGATGAGAGGAAGTTGAGACTAAATGGTTCAGTTGCACAAGGTGGGTCATTAGCAGTTGAAAGCTCTTCTTGCACTTCACGCGCTAAAGTCAGCAGAAACTTTGGTGAGCTCTTGGCTAGTGATGATAATGCATGGAAACCTTCTTCAGAGTCTCCTGTGGCTGAGAAAACTCTGTATGTAGATACTGTGCATTCAGTAGACAAGGAGGTACAAGAAGAGTCCATGGAGCAATCTTTACTTACAGAAGAAGTGAAGAACTTGATTAGACCCGGTGAGGAAAGTGTTATAAGAGATGAGGCTTTCACTGAGTGTACTGATCAAGCTATTGTTGCACTGCCAAAGTCCAATGTGGTAGTGGAGGTTACAAAGGAGAAGATTGATCTTGAAGCCAAGTTTCAGAGAAACACAAGGAATCTTGAAAGTACCAGGCTTCACCAACGTTCAAGTTATCATATTGTGCCACCACCACCATTACCAAAAGCTCCTTCAGATTCTTGGTTGAAGCGTACATTGCCAACAATCCCACCAAAGAACAACTCATTCACTTGGTTACAGTCTATTGGCGCTGATGGTAATAAGATTAATCAAGCAAGTCCCAAGTGGGAAACTATGGTCAAAACCTCCAATGCACAGCAAGGCTTTGTGTGCTTCTCCAAG GAGACACTCAACCCTATACCAGAGGCGTAG